The sequence TGTACCGGAAGGCCACGGCCGATGCGCCGCCCCCGCCGCCCGAGGAGTCCTCGGAGCGGAACCTGCTCGTCGGATGACGGGCGCTGTCAGTTCGAAGCGTGCAGCGCCTTGAGCAACGCGTCCGTGGCGGTGACGGCTTCCGCGAGGGTGCCGACGAGCTCGCTCATCTCCGGCCGCACACCCAGCTCGTCCTCGATGAGGTTCGCGAGGTTGGTGGCCAGCAGCGAGTTGCCGCCCATCTCGTAGAAGTTGTCTCCCGGCGACACAGCGTCGATTCCGAGCAGCTCACACCAGTAGCCAGCGAGCCGTTGCTCCAGCGAGTTGGATGTAGACGGGGACGAAGTGGCAATCACGGCGTACTCCTGACGGGGTGCTCGGAGCACGAAGGCTATCAAGACAATGATTGTGTGAAAACACGGGAAGGCTGGTTACGTCCGAGTTACACAATTTGGCCCGAGGCTCTCGCACACTCCGTCGGCATGACGCGCCGATTCCAAGTGCTCCTGCTCCTGACCGCGATTCTCTGTGCCTGCCAGAAGCCCGCTGTGGTGCCGGAAAGTGTTGATGGCCTGTACTTCGCGGACAGCCACTCTGGCTACAGGCTCGGCCCGCCGAGGCTCCTCCTGCTGGAGCAGGGGCTCTTCGAGCTGCTCGACGGCGAGGAGTTGCTGCAGCGCGGCACCTTCGAGATGCATGACGGCGTCCTGCGACTTAAGCCCGTCGGCACCGGGTCGCGGGTCGTGCTCGAGTCGACCTACGCGGTGGTGGACGGTCACCTGCTTCTGGGCGTGTTGCGTCCTGTGAACGGCGAGCAGCATCGGTGGATCTCGTCGGCGCTCCCCTGGGAGTTCCTGGCCGAGGCCGGGATGCTGAGGCCCCAGCCGGCGGCCTTCCGCATCGACTGGGACATGCGCGAAGGGCAGTGGCGGTTCAGCTCGGGTGCTCGCCAGGTCGTGCTGAGCGGAGTGGCGCGTCTCGAAAACCCGGCGGATGGAGGGCGCTCGTTCGTCCCCGTCTTTCGCAGACCGGACCGGCGTGGGGGAGTGGATGACCCCACGGGGATGGTCGCGGAGGGTCCCGTCGCCGTGGGCCTCAGTTTCCGCTTTGGATGGGAGGCGGGTCCCGAGGACCCGCTGGAGTGGGACGGAGCGCTCGTGCGTCCACGGAGCAGCGACGCCGGTCCGGGGATGGCGCCCGCCGATGTCTTCCGAGAGCAGTTCCAATCCGATGGTGGCGCCTCTACCTACCGGCGTCGCGGCGACATCGTGATGACTCCGTGGACCGTGGACCTCGGCCCCGTAGGACTGTTGCCCGTCCATGTCGACCCCTGGACCCGTGAGGGCACCTACGTCAGCGGAGACAAGGAGCTGGTTGTTTCCGCGCGGCCTCCGCCTCAGGACGGCACGTATGCAGCCGCCTTCCGCAGGGAGGGCGATGAGTCCACGTGTCACTACCTTCCGGATGCACGGGGCCTGGCGGTCTGGAGCCTGGGAATGGAGCATGAGCCGATGAACCATGCAGACAAGACGACCGTGATGTTCTGCTTCGCGCTCGCGGACGGCCGCTTCGTCCGTTACGTCTCGTCGGGAGGATGCAACGGCGGGCGCCCCGCGAGCCTGGACGTGTTCCAGCACCGTGTCGGTCCCTGAGCTCCTCACGCCTCGGCGCGGAAGAATCCCTTCTTCGCCCGCGCCGTCGCCGCGACGTAGAGCGCGGTAATGCCGACGATGACGAGCAGCAGCGAGCCCGGAGGAGGCACGAAACCGAGCACTCCCGAGAGCGGGAGGAACGGCAGGACGAACGAGAGCACCACGACGGCCCCCGTGGTGACGAGCAGCCGCGTGGCGGGACGGCTCCGGTAGAAGGGCCGCCGCGTGCGCATCACCAACTCAATCACCAGCACCATCAGCAGCGACTCGATGAACCAGCCCGTGCGGAACAGCTCGGGGCCGGCCTTGAAGTGGTGCAACAGCACGCCGAAGGTGAGGAAGCCGAAGACGGCACTCATGAGGCCGAAGGCCACCATGAAGCGCACGACGCGGCGCATGTTCCAACGCCTCGGCTGCACCACCCACTCCGGGTCCACGCTGTCACGCGTGAGGCCCATGGCGGGGAGCGCCGACAGGAAGTGGCTCAGCAGAATCTGTCCCGCCAGCAGCGGGAGGAAGGGCAGGAACAGCGAGACCACCGCAGTGCTGACCAGGTTCCCCAGGTTCGCGCTCGTCGTGGTGAGGATGGACTTGCGCGTGTTGACGAACGTCCTTCGTCCCGCCTCGATGCCGTGCCGCACCACGTCCAGGTGCTGCTGCAAGAGCACGAAGTCCGCGGCCTCACGGGCCACGTCCGCGGCCTGCTCCACGGAGATGCTCGCATCCGCCGCGTACATGGCCGGCGCATCGTCCACTCCGTCTCCCATGAAGCCCACCCCGTGCCCCTGCGTCTTCAGCGCGAGGATGATTCGCTGCTTCTGCGTGGGGTCCACCTCGACGAAGAGCTCCGTCAGTTCCGCCTCGTGCCAGAGGGCCTCATCGCTCATTTGCCTGAGCTGAGCTCCCGTGAGCACCCGCGTGGTGCCCAGCCCCCCCTCCCGTGCCACATGCTCCGCCACGAGCCGGCTGTCGCCGGTGATGAGCTTGATGCCCACTCCCATCCGGGACAGCTCGAGGATGGCCTCGCGCGCGCCCTCCAACGTGCCCGTCATGTCGGTACAAAGCACGTCCATGCTGCCGAGGCTCTCGATGGCGCTGAGCCGGCGCACGAGCACGCCCCGCGCGGCCATCGCCTGGGCGCTCGCGACGCGGTTCATGCGGTGAGCGGCCGGCAGCCATTCGGGGCTGAGCCCCACCGCGAGGGACAGGGCGAAGAGGAGCGTCTCCATCGGTGGCCGCGCCAGGAGGACATTCGCGGCGAAGACCACGAGCACCATCAGCACCGCCGTGACGAGCAGCACGGAGCCGAACTGGCGGAGGCTCCGGTCGAGCTCCGTCTCCGGCGCGCGCAAGTTCAATCGCCGGGACACTCCGCTGAAAGCCGTGCCCCGCCCGCTCGCCACGACGAGGCACTTCCCGGTGCCGCTGCGCACGTGGGTGCCCCGGAAGACGCAGTTGTCGCGCGCCGCCAGTGGGGCGTCCGGCGTGGCGAGCCCGGGCCGCTTCTCGACGGGAACGCTCTCGCCCGTCAGCACCGCCTGACTGACGTACAGGTCCGTCGCCTCGAGCAGTCGCGCGTCTGCGGGCACCATGCACCCCGAGGACAACAGCACCACGTCGCCCGGGACGATGGCCGGCAGTGGCACCGTGAGCGGCCGCCCTTCCCGGAGGACCTTCACGCCGAGGGTGATTCGCTCCCGCAGCCGTGCGATGGCGGCCTGGGCCCTGGACTCGCGCGAGTAGCCGAGCACCACACTGCCGAGCACGATGGCTAGCACGATGACCGCATCCGTCCGGTCCTCCGTGAAGACGGAGATGACCGCCGCGACGATTAGCAGCAGGACCAGGGGACTCTCGAGCTGCATCCACACGACGCCCAGCCGTGTCGGCCGCCGCGAAGCCTCCAGCTCATTGGCGCCATGCCGCTCCAGGCGACTCGCGGCTTCCTCCTCCGCGAGCCCATCCGGCCCCGTGTGCAGGGCGTCGAACAGCGATTGCGGAGGCAGGGCCCAGTAGCGCTCGACGGCCGGTGCGCGCGCCGCCTCGCGCTGCTGGCGGAGCTCGCCCCGGGAGAGCAGGAGCCCGGGCACCAGCGGGACGTAGAAGCTGAAGCCTCGGAACAACACCGTGGCCGACAGCGCCGCGGCCAGGGGGATGCCCAGCAGCGTCAGCGTCCCGGTGGAGGCCGCCTCGAAGGTGCCGAGCCCTCCGGGGATGACGCCCAGTGTCCTCGCCAGCGTGGACAGCATGAAGGCGGCGAAGACGCCGGTAGGGTCCGCGTCCACGCCGATGGAGCGGAGCAGGGCCCAGAGCGTCGCCGCGTCGAGCAGGTGGATGATGAAGTTGAAGCCCGTGGCCTCCGACAGCACGCGCGGGCTGTGCGCGAGCGAGGGCGGGGCCTCGGAGAGCGCGGCGAGGAGCGCCCTCGCGCCGGGAATCCGCGCGAAGCCGCGAGGGGCACGCTCCACGCCCGCGTTCCGGGACAGGCGCACGAGGAACATGATGAGCAGGGAGACGAGCACGATGAGCACGCCCGTGGCCGTCCACACCATCACTCGCGCCTCGCCGAGAAAGTCCGCCACGCTCAGCGCGACGAGGAGCGCGAGGATGAGCGCGGTGTAGTTGGTCATCGTCTCCACCACCACGCACGCCATCACCGGCCCGCGCGCCACACCGCGCCGCTCCAGTCCATGGACGATGAGCGCCGAGCCGCTGATGCCCGCGGTGGGGACCGCCTGGTCGATGAAGAGCTTCGCGAAGCTCATGGAGTAGAGGGCGCCCAGGGGCACGCGAAAGGGCGTCCTCCGAAGCACGGAGCGCCACACCGCCGACTGCGACAGGTAGGTCGCCGCCTGGAGCCCTGTGGCGACGAGCAGCCAGCCAGGGGCCGACTGCTTCAGCAGCAGCGCGAACTCACGCTCCTCCGACGAGCGCGCCACCACGAGGATGACGGCCGCCAGCAGGGCCAGCCCGAAGCCCCAACTGCGCCAGTTCCGTCGGGCCCTTGCCTGAGGCAACTTCTCCTCCCGCCCTCACGGAGGCACCCCTGTCACGATGGGGGCGCTCCGTTCCGGCGCAAGGGTGGGGCCTGGAGTCACGAGGGGGCCCGCTCCCTCGAATGCTCACTCCACCGTGTGGCGGATGTAGCCGTCCGACAGCGTCCGCAGGAAGGCGACGATGGCCTGCTCCTCCTGGGGCGACAGCCTCAGGTTGCCCACTTCGGTGGTGTTGATGTTCAGTCCCACCTCCGGCACGGGCCAGCAGTCCACACCGGGCGTGCCCTGGGTCACCGTAAGGCACACCGGCAGCACGTCCCGCGTGTTGTAGAAGTGGACGAGCGACTCGAGGCTCTTGAAGTAGCCGTTGTGGGTATAGGCCTTGACGAAGCCAGGGTAGGGCCGCTTGTCCACGTTGCGCAGGGTGGGAATCTTGACCCGGCCCAGGTTGGCGCGTGCGCGCGAGGCCCACTCCTCGCGCGTCTGCAGGAAGGCGCCCAGACCCAGGTCGACCCAGAAGGGCCCGTCGGGGTTGAACTGGAACTCCCAGTACCAGGGATTGAACAGGTTGCGGGGCACACCCAGGTTCTCGAAGGTGTAGTCGGTGAACAGCGGCGGCTCACCGTGGGGCCCGCGCTGGCTCGTGTGACAGTTGTCGCAGTTGGCCTTGCCCTCGAAGAGTCGCAGGCCCCACGCCTCCTGGGGGGTGAGCGAGGCGCGGCCGGCCAGCCACGCGTCGTACTTCGAGGAGAAGGCGTTGACCTCGGACGAACCCTCGTATGCGGCGATGGCCCGGGCGATGGAGTCGTACGCGCGCGGCACGTCGCCGCAGATGCTGGCGCCGTAGACAGCACGGAAGAGGTCGCCATAGGGGCCCCGGCACACCTTGCCCACCACGGCGGCCTTGCTGGGGTTGTTCTGCTCCACGGGGTTGAGGAAGGGACCCCGCGCCTGGTCCGCAGCGGGGTTGCCCAAATCCTCACCCGTGGCGCGGCCGTCCCAGAAGTTACCGCCCACGAACTCCGCGACGCCGGACGTCGTGCGCAGGTGGAAGACGGGGGCTGGCGTGGCATAGGCGGACGAGGGCGGCTTGCGATTGCCGAAGCGGCCCCTCACCGCGCCCTCGTACACGGAGCCGGTGAGGTTGATGAACATGTCGGGGCCCGTCCAGCCCACCTCGGGGCCATGGCACACGGCGCAGGCCTGGCCCATGGGCTCGGAGAGCCTGCGGTCGAAGAAGAGCAGCTTGCCGAGCCGCTCCACGCGCTTCAGCCCGCCGTGCTCCGCCGAGTCGCCCTGAGCCAGCGTGGCCTCGAAAATGGCCGAGGCCTGGACATCCTCCGGGCGCTCGGATGGCGTGGCGTCCCGGCTCCCCGGGTGCACGAGGGACTCCGAAGATGGTGCGACCTCGCATGCCAGCGGGCCTCCCATCAACAGCAAGACAAACATGCTCCACCCTGACCGGGACATCGCGGCACCTCGCCTGTAAGGGACGCCAAGGGTGGGGCCCTCCGGGAGCCTCGGCCATGGGGCCGGAGCCGGGGAGGTGTGTCCACGGGATGTCCGCGCATCCGACTTCAGCCCAGGCGGCCTGGCGGTGCTCACCAGGTGGGCTATCGCTGGCGAAGTGGCTGCGCTCCGCATCCACCGACGCGAGGTACATCAGCGTCAGGTCGGCGCGGAAGTCGTCGTAGCCGTGGATGCCCAGGCCGCGCGCCGCGCGTCCTCTCCAGGCATGGCCGCACCTCCTCAAGTCCAGGTGGCCGCCCCCAGGGCGTGCGCCGCCCGCTCGGCCCGCGCCTTCAGGCCGAGCATCATCCTCCGCTCCATGACGAAGTGCGGGAGCTCGATGAGCTGCGCGAGCGCCCGCTGCATCCACCGGCGCGGCTCCATGCCGCTCCTCCCGCGCACGAGCAGCCGCGTCCTGCCACCCGCCACCGGCTCGAGCACGAAGGCCCAGCTCGACAAGCCCCAGGCAGGAGCCTCTTCATCAACGGCCGAGCTCAGCACGAGCACGCGCGAAGGCACCAATTCCATCACCTGCATCCCGGTCCAGCGGCTCATGGGAATGACGTCCCCGACCTGGAGCCCCTGGAGATGGGGGAGCACGTGGTCCGCGGAGTGGCCCTCGACGAACCCTCCAGCCCCCGCGGTCTGCTCCAGCCAGTCGTAGCTGTACCAGCCCGCGCGCCGGTAACCCATTTGCACCAGCCACGGCCAGACTGCTTCGGGAGGCGCATCGATGGTGACGGCGCGCGTGCTCCCGCCCACTGGATTGGGCACGAGCGCATCTCCCGGCAGGGCGCGACGGACCTCCTCCGGAGTCGCGCCCCAGCAGAGCATCCACGGGCGGACGAGCAGCCAGCCCCAGGGCATGAGCGCGCCCACCCGGCTGGCCGCCTGGAACGCGCGGCCACGGGAGCGGCCGCCGAGCAGCGTGGCCGTCACCGCCGAGGCCCACAGGAGGTCGAGCACCAGCGAGGGCCCCATCGTCACGCCCATGCCAAGGGCCGGCCCCAGCAGCGACGTGGGCTTCTCCAGGGGCGGGTGGGGCGGGCGCGGTGTCGGGGGTTGCGTCGTCTTCTCCAAGGCGTATCTCCTCGCGGGCGCGGCTGTGCCGTGCGCGTCGCCACCAGTCCGGCTGCCCTGCTGGAGGCATGTCGAAGGAAACATGCGCACCCGTGAAGGCGCTCGCGTCTCCACGAGGCCAGGGTGTCGGGGCCGAACTGCGTGCGCTCGGCGTGCCGCTGGCGTGGGGTGGGTTGCATCCAGCGGGCGGGGTGCGCTGCTTTCTCGGGAGGAGGACGTGCGCGGAGACGACCCACATGGGAGTCGTGCGGCCGGGCGCACGCCCGCAGCGTCCTGGGAGGAGGCGCCATGTCGCTCGCAAGGTTCTGCCGCAAGACGGTGGCCATCATCCAGCCCACCCAGCGCGTGGCCGAGGCCGCCGAGCAGATGCGCGAGCAGCACGTGGGCGCGCTCGTCGTCGTGCAGGACGACCTGCGGCCGGTGGGCATGTTGACCGACCGGGACATCGTCACGCGCGTGGTGGCCGAGCGCGCGGACGCCACGGCCGTCTTCGTCGCGGAGGCGATGACGTGCGAGCCCGCCATCGTCCGCGTGGACAGCTCACTCGACCAGACGCTCTTCGCCTTCAAGAAGCACGGCGTGCGCCGGCTGCCCATCGTGGACGCGCAGGGACGCGTGGCGGGGCTCGTGTCCCTCGACGACGTGCTGGTCCTGCTGTCCGCCGAACTGGACCAGACAGCCGCCGCCGTCCGCGAGAATCAAGGCCCCTGAGCATCACTCGCCCC comes from Pyxidicoccus parkwaysis and encodes:
- a CDS encoding phosphopantetheine-binding protein: MIATSSPSTSNSLEQRLAGYWCELLGIDAVSPGDNFYEMGGNSLLATNLANLIEDELGVRPEMSELVGTLAEAVTATDALLKALHASN
- a CDS encoding HAD-IC family P-type ATPase gives rise to the protein MPQARARRNWRSWGFGLALLAAVILVVARSSEEREFALLLKQSAPGWLLVATGLQAATYLSQSAVWRSVLRRTPFRVPLGALYSMSFAKLFIDQAVPTAGISGSALIVHGLERRGVARGPVMACVVVETMTNYTALILALLVALSVADFLGEARVMVWTATGVLIVLVSLLIMFLVRLSRNAGVERAPRGFARIPGARALLAALSEAPPSLAHSPRVLSEATGFNFIIHLLDAATLWALLRSIGVDADPTGVFAAFMLSTLARTLGVIPGGLGTFEAASTGTLTLLGIPLAAALSATVLFRGFSFYVPLVPGLLLSRGELRQQREAARAPAVERYWALPPQSLFDALHTGPDGLAEEEAASRLERHGANELEASRRPTRLGVVWMQLESPLVLLLIVAAVISVFTEDRTDAVIVLAIVLGSVVLGYSRESRAQAAIARLRERITLGVKVLREGRPLTVPLPAIVPGDVVLLSSGCMVPADARLLEATDLYVSQAVLTGESVPVEKRPGLATPDAPLAARDNCVFRGTHVRSGTGKCLVVASGRGTAFSGVSRRLNLRAPETELDRSLRQFGSVLLVTAVLMVLVVFAANVLLARPPMETLLFALSLAVGLSPEWLPAAHRMNRVASAQAMAARGVLVRRLSAIESLGSMDVLCTDMTGTLEGAREAILELSRMGVGIKLITGDSRLVAEHVAREGGLGTTRVLTGAQLRQMSDEALWHEAELTELFVEVDPTQKQRIILALKTQGHGVGFMGDGVDDAPAMYAADASISVEQAADVAREAADFVLLQQHLDVVRHGIEAGRRTFVNTRKSILTTTSANLGNLVSTAVVSLFLPFLPLLAGQILLSHFLSALPAMGLTRDSVDPEWVVQPRRWNMRRVVRFMVAFGLMSAVFGFLTFGVLLHHFKAGPELFRTGWFIESLLMVLVIELVMRTRRPFYRSRPATRLLVTTGAVVVLSFVLPFLPLSGVLGFVPPPGSLLLVIVGITALYVAATARAKKGFFRAEA
- a CDS encoding cytochrome-c peroxidase translates to MFVLLLMGGPLACEVAPSSESLVHPGSRDATPSERPEDVQASAIFEATLAQGDSAEHGGLKRVERLGKLLFFDRRLSEPMGQACAVCHGPEVGWTGPDMFINLTGSVYEGAVRGRFGNRKPPSSAYATPAPVFHLRTTSGVAEFVGGNFWDGRATGEDLGNPAADQARGPFLNPVEQNNPSKAAVVGKVCRGPYGDLFRAVYGASICGDVPRAYDSIARAIAAYEGSSEVNAFSSKYDAWLAGRASLTPQEAWGLRLFEGKANCDNCHTSQRGPHGEPPLFTDYTFENLGVPRNLFNPWYWEFQFNPDGPFWVDLGLGAFLQTREEWASRARANLGRVKIPTLRNVDKRPYPGFVKAYTHNGYFKSLESLVHFYNTRDVLPVCLTVTQGTPGVDCWPVPEVGLNINTTEVGNLRLSPQEEQAIVAFLRTLSDGYIRHTVE
- a CDS encoding CBS domain-containing protein; this translates as MSLARFCRKTVAIIQPTQRVAEAAEQMREQHVGALVVVQDDLRPVGMLTDRDIVTRVVAERADATAVFVAEAMTCEPAIVRVDSSLDQTLFAFKKHGVRRLPIVDAQGRVAGLVSLDDVLVLLSAELDQTAAAVRENQGP